From Streptomyces sp. TLI_235, a single genomic window includes:
- a CDS encoding histidine kinase/DNA gyrase B/HSP90-like ATPase encodes MRRKQPDTPQRRSEPRQNESGPGGQAPAGFSAFTAAEDRPQPRGTAAPPPQILSGPGNRPGSAPGPAGRPGSGESGDDGGGRYEFLAPRNWRVPTRLIAILLVPVIIGLVFGGLRVNTSLDDFHKADRAVKTAKLAHAATDLADALENERDLSIVPLLTGSDPQGRLGELRKKTDDSLKAYNTAYGKISDDETLKRRDAAFQQLVVFLPHLRENAYKPELLASATQAAYSVMFAPLLAIDNSVGFGSSSVTSKGRAIYAMSLAKASASTQRALMINLLAGIAQGTVSRYENQELIISLLVASKLETTAISEFSTGSTADDAKVFADALVAQAAADQRAPLRMPDNQTIPTVNGLMNIGLAYSDAAMRGQQDGKDAAEKLFENAKNAGLTVQNWNQASAGHMNALRATESALLNEVVGDAQNIKDRAQTDAFLNSGIVIAALALAGLLTGFIARSMILGMRTLNTAALDIANHRLPDLVEKLSKTDPDRVDTSVEPIPLRGKDEIGEVARAFDQVHAQAVSLAAEQALLRGNLNAIFSNLSRRSQSLIQRQLALITDLENNEADPDQLENLFKLDHLATRMRRNGENLLVLAGEEPGRRWNTPVPLVDVLRAAASEVEQYERVELSGIPEAEVVGAAVTDLVHLLAELLENATTFSSPQTRVLVNATRLPDGRVLVEIHDKGIGLTADDFAEINEKLAEPPTVDATISRRMGLFVVGRLSQRHDIRVQLRPSGESAGTTSLVMLPVGLTQMNAAPEPEEQFTVSRIFSEQEPTQAWQEDWSQRSAAELGFDDHLTGAGAGGFSPALESMQRTQRRRAAALEPGSPDDVIDAEAIETTEGPYADEYQPQGYDQAGYQDQGYAQDQYGQDGYDQYQGQYEQGGYQEQQPYGGQDQYGQDGYDQYQGQYDRGGYQGIPQQQGPQEDAYQPYGYGEADRPAGHPYGAEEPPALPPAPASGGGLPQRRPGQQLAGGGAGGGGGAAAFGGGEEKPNWFTGAKDTSDSEENRGHDVSALGGYGPTGPTTSSAWQSANDGGWQRAEQVREPSTSGTTQAGLPRRVPKQNLVPGNAKPTPQEGPQVSRNPEEVRGRLTNLRRGVEQGRSAGGDPGATGSFRFDPNQGRGSNQNSSTDLFGGSNHQER; translated from the coding sequence GTGAGGCGTAAGCAGCCAGACACCCCGCAGCGGCGGTCCGAGCCCCGCCAGAACGAGTCGGGACCCGGCGGTCAGGCACCGGCCGGCTTCTCCGCGTTCACGGCGGCCGAGGACCGACCGCAGCCGCGCGGCACCGCCGCGCCGCCGCCCCAGATACTCAGCGGCCCGGGCAATCGCCCGGGCAGCGCCCCGGGGCCGGCCGGCAGGCCGGGCTCCGGCGAGTCGGGTGACGACGGCGGCGGCCGGTACGAGTTCCTGGCCCCCCGGAACTGGCGCGTGCCGACCCGACTGATCGCCATTCTGCTCGTGCCGGTCATCATCGGCCTGGTCTTCGGCGGCCTGCGCGTCAACACCTCGCTGGACGACTTCCACAAGGCCGACCGCGCGGTGAAGACCGCGAAGCTCGCGCACGCCGCGACCGACCTCGCGGACGCCCTGGAGAACGAGCGCGACCTCTCGATCGTGCCGCTCCTGACCGGCTCCGACCCGCAGGGCCGGCTCGGTGAGCTCCGCAAGAAGACCGACGACTCCCTCAAGGCGTACAACACGGCCTACGGCAAGATCTCCGACGACGAGACGCTCAAGCGCCGCGACGCGGCCTTCCAGCAGCTCGTCGTCTTCCTCCCGCACCTGCGCGAGAACGCCTACAAGCCGGAGCTGCTCGCCTCCGCCACCCAGGCCGCCTACTCGGTGATGTTCGCCCCGCTGCTGGCCATCGACAACTCCGTCGGCTTCGGCAGCTCCAGCGTCACCAGCAAGGGCCGCGCGATCTACGCCATGTCGCTGGCCAAGGCCTCCGCCTCGACCCAGCGTGCGCTGATGATCAACCTGCTCGCCGGCATCGCCCAGGGCACCGTCAGCCGGTACGAGAACCAGGAACTGATCATCTCGCTCCTGGTGGCGAGCAAGCTCGAGACCACCGCCATCAGCGAGTTCTCCACCGGCTCCACCGCCGACGACGCCAAGGTCTTCGCGGACGCCCTGGTCGCCCAGGCCGCGGCCGACCAGCGCGCCCCGCTGCGGATGCCCGACAACCAGACCATCCCGACCGTCAACGGCCTGATGAACATCGGCCTGGCCTACTCCGACGCCGCCATGCGCGGCCAGCAGGACGGCAAGGACGCGGCGGAGAAGCTCTTCGAGAACGCGAAGAACGCCGGTCTGACCGTCCAGAACTGGAACCAGGCCTCCGCCGGTCACATGAACGCCCTGCGCGCCACGGAATCCGCGCTGCTGAACGAGGTCGTCGGCGACGCGCAGAACATCAAGGACCGCGCCCAGACCGACGCCTTCCTCAACTCCGGCATCGTGATCGCCGCACTGGCGCTCGCCGGTCTGCTCACCGGCTTCATCGCCCGCTCGATGATCCTCGGTATGCGCACCCTGAACACCGCCGCGCTGGACATCGCCAACCACCGTCTGCCCGACCTGGTCGAGAAGCTCTCCAAGACCGACCCGGACCGGGTCGACACCTCGGTCGAGCCGATCCCGCTGCGCGGCAAGGACGAGATCGGCGAGGTCGCCCGAGCCTTCGACCAGGTCCACGCGCAGGCGGTGTCGCTCGCCGCCGAGCAGGCCCTGCTCCGAGGCAACCTGAACGCGATCTTCTCCAACCTGTCGCGCCGCAGCCAGAGCCTGATCCAGCGCCAGCTGGCGCTGATCACCGACCTGGAGAACAACGAGGCCGACCCGGACCAGCTGGAGAACCTCTTCAAGCTGGACCACCTGGCGACCCGTATGCGCCGCAACGGTGAGAACCTCCTCGTCCTCGCGGGCGAGGAGCCCGGCCGCCGCTGGAACACCCCCGTCCCGCTGGTCGACGTGCTCCGCGCCGCCGCCTCCGAGGTGGAGCAGTACGAGCGCGTCGAACTCTCCGGCATCCCGGAGGCCGAGGTCGTCGGCGCCGCGGTGACCGACCTCGTCCACCTGCTCGCCGAGCTGCTGGAGAACGCCACCACGTTCTCCAGCCCGCAGACCCGGGTCCTGGTCAACGCCACCCGTCTGCCGGACGGCCGCGTCCTGGTCGAGATCCACGACAAGGGCATCGGCCTCACCGCCGACGACTTCGCGGAGATCAACGAGAAGCTGGCCGAGCCGCCCACGGTCGACGCCACCATCTCCCGCCGCATGGGCCTCTTCGTGGTCGGCCGGCTGTCCCAGCGGCACGACATCCGCGTGCAGCTGCGCCCGTCCGGCGAGTCCGCCGGCACCACCTCGCTGGTCATGCTCCCGGTGGGCCTGACCCAGATGAACGCCGCGCCGGAGCCGGAAGAGCAGTTCACCGTCTCCCGGATCTTCTCCGAGCAGGAGCCCACCCAGGCCTGGCAGGAGGACTGGAGCCAGCGCAGCGCCGCCGAGCTCGGCTTCGACGACCACCTGACCGGTGCCGGCGCCGGCGGCTTCAGCCCCGCGCTGGAGTCCATGCAGCGCACGCAGCGCCGCCGCGCCGCCGCGCTGGAGCCCGGCAGCCCGGACGACGTCATCGACGCCGAGGCGATCGAGACGACCGAGGGCCCGTACGCCGACGAGTACCAGCCCCAGGGCTACGACCAGGCCGGCTACCAGGACCAGGGCTACGCCCAGGACCAGTACGGCCAGGACGGCTACGACCAGTACCAGGGCCAGTACGAGCAGGGCGGCTACCAGGAGCAGCAGCCCTACGGCGGCCAGGACCAGTACGGCCAGGACGGCTACGACCAGTACCAGGGCCAGTACGACCGGGGCGGCTACCAGGGCATCCCGCAGCAGCAGGGCCCCCAGGAGGACGCCTACCAGCCGTACGGCTACGGCGAGGCCGACCGGCCCGCCGGGCACCCGTACGGGGCCGAGGAGCCGCCTGCGCTGCCCCCGGCGCCCGCGTCCGGCGGCGGCCTGCCGCAGCGGCGCCCGGGCCAGCAGCTGGCCGGCGGTGGCGCCGGTGGCGGCGGCGGTGCCGCTGCCTTCGGCGGCGGCGAGGAGAAGCCGAACTGGTTCACCGGTGCCAAGGACACCTCCGACTCCGAGGAGAACCGCGGCCACGACGTGTCCGCGCTCGGCGGCTACGGCCCGACCGGCCCGACCACGTCGAGCGCCTGGCAGTCCGCCAACGACGGCGGCTGGCAGCGGGCCGAGCAGGTCCGCGAGCCCTCGACCAGCGGCACCACCCAGGCGGGTCTGCCGCGCCGGGTGCCCAAGCAGAACCTCGTGCCCGGCAACGCCAAGCCGACTCCGCAGGAAGGCCCGCAGGTCTCCCGCAACCCGGAGGAGGTGCGCGGCCGGCTCACCAACCTGCGCCGCGGCGTCGAGCAGGGACGCAGCGCCGGCGGTGACCCGGGGGCCACCGGCAGCTTCCGCTTCGACCCGAACCAGGGTCGCGGCAGCAACCAGAACAGCAGCACCGATCTCTTCGGCGGCTCGAACCACCAGGAGCGTTGA
- a CDS encoding 2-isopropylmalate synthase, with protein MLDSGAGSTTGNSSTPPNGEPRAMTEASSHPNDSFHVFDTTLRDGAQREGINLTVADKLTIARHLDEFGVGFIEGGWPGANPRDTEFFARAAAELDLKNAQLVAFGATRRAGGRAADDPQLAALVNSGAPVVTLVAKSHDRHVELALRTTLDENLEMVRDSVEHLRAQGRRVFIDCEHFFDGYKANPEYALAVVSTAHRAGADVVVLCDTNGGMLPSGVREIVAEVLARTGARLGIHAQDDTGCAVANTLAAVDAGATHVQCTANGYGERVGNANLFPVVGALEIKYGRRVLPEGRLAEMTRISHAIAEVVNLAPSTHQPYVGFSAFAHKAGLHASAIKVDPDLYQHIDPELVGNTMRMLVSDMAGRASVELKGKELGYDLSEDRDLVGRVVAKVKEQENQGYTYEAADASFELLLRDEVRGRRERFFALESWRTISEQRADGTPGNEATVKLWAKGERRIATGEGNGPVDALDRALRTALERIYPQLAKLELVDYKVRILEGEHGTGSKTRVLVESGDGVASWSTVGVADNVIAASWHALEDAYTYGLLRAGLVPDQTDQAAETDGTDQ; from the coding sequence ATGCTGGACAGTGGAGCCGGATCCACCACCGGCAACAGCAGTACTCCACCGAACGGAGAACCCAGGGCCATGACCGAGGCCAGCAGCCACCCCAACGACAGCTTCCACGTCTTCGACACGACGCTGCGCGACGGCGCCCAGCGCGAGGGCATCAACCTCACCGTCGCGGACAAGCTGACCATCGCCCGGCACCTGGACGAGTTCGGCGTCGGCTTCATCGAGGGCGGCTGGCCCGGCGCCAACCCCCGCGACACCGAGTTCTTCGCCCGTGCCGCGGCCGAACTTGACCTGAAGAACGCCCAGTTGGTCGCCTTCGGCGCGACCCGCCGGGCCGGCGGCCGCGCGGCGGACGACCCGCAGCTCGCTGCCTTGGTCAACTCCGGCGCCCCGGTGGTGACCCTGGTCGCCAAGTCGCACGACCGCCACGTGGAGCTGGCCCTGCGCACCACCCTGGACGAGAACCTGGAGATGGTCCGCGACAGCGTCGAGCACCTCCGCGCCCAGGGCCGCCGGGTGTTCATCGACTGCGAGCACTTCTTCGACGGCTACAAGGCCAACCCGGAGTACGCCCTCGCGGTGGTCTCCACCGCGCACCGGGCCGGCGCCGACGTGGTGGTGCTCTGCGACACCAACGGCGGCATGCTGCCCTCCGGCGTCCGCGAGATCGTCGCCGAGGTGCTCGCGAGGACCGGCGCCCGGCTCGGCATCCACGCCCAGGACGACACCGGCTGTGCGGTCGCCAACACCCTCGCCGCGGTGGACGCCGGCGCGACCCACGTGCAGTGCACCGCCAACGGCTACGGCGAGCGGGTCGGCAACGCCAACCTCTTCCCGGTGGTCGGCGCGCTGGAGATCAAGTACGGCCGCCGAGTCCTCCCCGAGGGCCGGCTGGCCGAGATGACCCGGATCTCGCACGCCATCGCCGAGGTGGTCAACCTGGCACCCTCCACCCACCAGCCCTACGTGGGCTTCTCGGCGTTCGCGCACAAGGCGGGCCTGCACGCCTCCGCGATCAAGGTGGACCCGGACCTCTACCAGCACATCGACCCGGAGCTGGTCGGCAACACCATGCGGATGCTGGTCTCCGACATGGCCGGCCGGGCCTCCGTGGAGCTCAAGGGCAAGGAGCTCGGCTACGACCTCTCCGAGGACCGCGACCTGGTCGGCCGGGTGGTCGCCAAGGTCAAGGAGCAGGAGAACCAGGGCTACACCTACGAGGCCGCCGACGCCTCCTTCGAGCTGCTGCTCCGCGACGAGGTGCGCGGCCGCCGCGAGCGCTTCTTCGCGCTGGAGTCCTGGCGGACCATCAGCGAGCAGCGCGCCGACGGCACCCCGGGGAACGAGGCCACGGTGAAGCTGTGGGCCAAGGGCGAGCGCAGGATCGCCACCGGTGAGGGCAACGGCCCGGTCGACGCGCTGGACAGGGCGCTGCGCACCGCGCTGGAGCGGATCTACCCTCAGCTCGCCAAGCTGGAGCTGGTGGACTACAAGGTCCGCATCCTGGAGGGCGAGCACGGCACCGGCTCCAAGACCCGGGTGCTGGTGGAGTCCGGGGACGGGGTGGCCTCCTGGTCCACCGTCGGGGTGGCCGACAACGTCATCGCGGCCTCCTGGCACGCCCTGGAGGACGCCTACACCTACGGGCTGCTGCGGGCCGGCCTGGTGCCGGACCAGACGGACCAGGCGGCCGAGACGGACGGGACGGACCAGTAG
- a CDS encoding branched-chain amino acid aminotransferase: protein MSTPTQAPITFELKPSAHPLSDAEREARLANPGFGRIFTDHMVTIRWTEGLGWHDAQLTPYAPLEIDPANMTLHYGQSIFEGLKAYRQADGSIATFRPEANAARFQASARRLAMPELPIVTFVEAVELLVQQEQAWVPNQPEQSLYLRPFMFATEVGLGVRPANSYLFMIIASPAGAYFPGGIKPVSVWLSEEYVRAAPGGTGAAKCAGNYAASLIAQAQAAEKGCDQVVWLDAAEHRWIEEMGGMNLYFVFGEGEDAKIVTPELSGALLPGITRDSLLQLASDLGYAVEERRISTDEWKQGNADGTLTEVFACGTAAVITPVGSVKSARGDWTVGKGEPGPTTMELRKALLAIQGGQAPDTHKWLHKIV from the coding sequence ATGAGTACGCCCACCCAGGCGCCCATCACGTTCGAGCTCAAGCCCTCCGCGCACCCGCTGTCCGACGCGGAGCGCGAGGCCCGGCTGGCCAACCCCGGCTTCGGCCGGATCTTCACCGACCACATGGTCACCATCCGGTGGACGGAAGGCCTCGGCTGGCACGACGCCCAGCTCACCCCGTACGCGCCGTTGGAGATCGACCCGGCCAACATGACGCTGCACTACGGCCAGTCGATCTTCGAGGGCCTCAAGGCCTACCGGCAGGCCGACGGCTCCATCGCCACCTTCCGCCCGGAGGCCAACGCCGCCCGCTTCCAGGCCTCCGCCCGCCGCCTCGCCATGCCCGAGCTGCCGATCGTGACCTTCGTCGAGGCCGTCGAGCTGCTCGTCCAGCAGGAGCAGGCCTGGGTGCCGAACCAGCCCGAGCAGAGCCTCTACCTGCGGCCGTTCATGTTCGCCACCGAGGTCGGCCTGGGCGTCCGCCCGGCCAACTCCTACCTCTTCATGATCATCGCCTCGCCGGCCGGCGCCTACTTCCCCGGCGGCATCAAGCCGGTCTCCGTCTGGCTCTCCGAGGAGTACGTCCGCGCGGCTCCGGGCGGCACCGGCGCCGCGAAGTGCGCGGGCAACTACGCCGCCTCGCTGATCGCCCAGGCCCAGGCCGCCGAGAAGGGCTGCGACCAGGTCGTCTGGCTCGACGCCGCCGAGCACCGGTGGATCGAGGAGATGGGCGGCATGAACCTCTACTTCGTCTTCGGCGAGGGCGAGGACGCGAAGATCGTCACCCCCGAGCTCTCCGGCGCCCTGCTGCCCGGCATCACCCGCGACTCGCTGCTGCAGCTCGCCTCCGACCTCGGCTACGCGGTCGAGGAGCGGCGGATCTCCACCGACGAGTGGAAGCAGGGCAACGCCGACGGCACCCTCACCGAGGTGTTCGCCTGCGGTACCGCCGCCGTCATCACCCCGGTCGGGTCGGTGAAGTCCGCCCGCGGCGACTGGACGGTCGGCAAGGGTGAGCCCGGCCCGACCACCATGGAGCTCCGCAAGGCCCTCCTCGCCATCCAGGGCGGCCAGGCCCCCGACACCCACAAGTGGCTCCACAAGATCGTCTGA
- a CDS encoding 3-isopropylmalate dehydrogenase, producing MSRSLRLAVIPGDGIGQEVVAEGLKVLSAALPADVKLETTEYDLGARLYHRTGETLPDAVLEELKDRDAILLGAIGDPSVPSGVLERGLLLKLRFAFDHHINLRPGKLFPGVKSPLAGDPDIDFVVVREGTEGPYVGNGGTLRAGTEQEVATEVSLNTAFGIERVVRDAYRRAQARPRKKLTLVHKNNVLVHAGHLWTRIFQEVGREFPEVTTDYLHVDAATIFFVTQPERFDVIVTDNLFGDILTDLAAAVTGGIGLAASGNINPTGAFPSMFEPVHGSAPDIAGQGKADPTATVLSVAMLLEHLGYTEEAARVEAAVTADLAERTGARSTSEVGDAIAARVSG from the coding sequence ATGTCTCGCAGCCTTCGTCTCGCAGTGATCCCCGGTGACGGCATCGGCCAGGAAGTGGTGGCCGAAGGCCTGAAGGTGCTCAGCGCCGCCCTGCCCGCCGACGTGAAGCTGGAGACCACCGAGTACGACCTCGGTGCCCGTCTCTACCACCGCACCGGCGAGACCCTGCCGGACGCCGTGCTGGAGGAGCTCAAGGACCGCGACGCGATCCTGCTCGGTGCGATCGGCGACCCGAGCGTCCCGTCCGGCGTGCTGGAGCGCGGCCTGCTGCTCAAGCTGCGCTTCGCCTTCGACCACCACATCAACCTCCGCCCGGGCAAGCTCTTCCCCGGCGTGAAGTCCCCGCTGGCCGGCGACCCCGACATCGACTTCGTGGTCGTCCGCGAGGGCACCGAGGGCCCGTACGTCGGCAACGGCGGCACCCTGCGCGCCGGCACCGAGCAGGAGGTGGCGACCGAGGTCAGCCTCAACACCGCCTTCGGCATCGAGCGGGTCGTCCGCGACGCCTACCGCCGCGCCCAGGCCCGCCCGCGCAAGAAGCTCACCCTCGTCCACAAGAACAACGTGCTGGTCCACGCCGGCCACCTGTGGACGCGGATCTTCCAGGAGGTCGGCCGGGAGTTCCCCGAGGTCACCACCGACTACCTGCACGTCGACGCGGCGACCATCTTCTTCGTCACCCAGCCCGAGCGCTTCGACGTGATCGTCACCGACAACCTCTTCGGCGACATCCTGACCGACCTCGCCGCGGCCGTCACCGGCGGCATCGGCCTGGCCGCCTCCGGCAACATCAACCCCACCGGCGCGTTCCCGTCGATGTTCGAGCCCGTCCACGGCTCCGCCCCCGACATCGCCGGCCAGGGCAAGGCCGACCCGACCGCCACCGTGCTGTCCGTCGCCATGCTGCTGGAGCACCTCGGCTACACCGAGGAGGCCGCCCGGGTCGAGGCCGCCGTCACGGCCGACCTGGCCGAGCGCACCGGCGCCCGCTCCACCTCCGAGGTCGGCGACGCGATCGCCGCCCGAGTATCCGGCTGA
- a CDS encoding GlcNAc-PI de-N-acetylase, which produces MGGRIGRRRALWLAGGALALPAVGCGAWLGVREDRRPAPEPSGPTRVAGAAHHSITQSFVHVIAHPDDNLYFMNPDLDHALASGAACVTVCLTDGESDGRNVLHSELGRVTRADRPAYTRARINGLTAALALLATGDESSPWDVSLVSYLDGRTVEQHTLRAAPQVQLILLALVEARSVSLARAESLRGLWLGETDTLDILPPVRSGLPPGAGYSREQLIATLHAVLDHFRPTVVRTLDPNPDHSPKPSKDPHGGHVYLDHQDHTYSAYFAQAALARHWAGEQARNGTVEHYLGYVNAALPHNLDQAAVGRKVLALNSYGWADNRRCGDPAGCGDRKVGAGALRNGWAQSTRYRAPGSGAWLVSLADGRLAAFGLLNGSAVQWTQSKRGWAGPRRIAGTGLEGQLQAFRQSDGLIRLLGVRTLLRYAAAEHRREIVTAVQTGPESFGPWQSLGAPDGGDPVRSMEFGYPIGLALSDGTVQVAARTWGGTLAVGTPDGPWTALTLPPHAGGPVQDGLGAVVDGYGNTHLFAPGPRTVVHWASDEPGGPLRPAAPTGLPVPAGPVTAELGEEGALRVRFREPRSARVLTAERAPGSEAWKVVAESTPPGGFGRVATVAGALAVRDDRGRTALRAAGRDWQHDGPLLVHTPALTADGDGRVVAAAIGCDGHLYTARQPVPGAPFGAWSQAG; this is translated from the coding sequence ATGGGGGGAAGGATCGGCAGACGCCGCGCGCTCTGGCTGGCCGGTGGCGCGCTCGCTCTGCCCGCCGTCGGCTGCGGGGCCTGGCTGGGGGTTCGGGAGGATCGGCGGCCCGCACCGGAGCCGTCCGGGCCGACCCGGGTGGCCGGTGCCGCACATCACAGCATCACACAGTCGTTCGTGCACGTCATCGCGCATCCGGACGACAATCTCTACTTCATGAATCCGGATCTCGACCATGCGCTCGCCTCCGGCGCCGCCTGCGTCACGGTCTGCCTCACCGACGGCGAGTCGGACGGCCGGAACGTGCTGCACTCCGAACTCGGCCGGGTCACCCGGGCCGACCGGCCGGCCTACACCCGGGCCCGGATCAACGGACTGACCGCCGCCCTCGCCCTGCTCGCCACCGGCGACGAGAGCAGCCCGTGGGACGTGTCGCTGGTCAGCTACCTGGACGGCCGCACGGTCGAGCAGCACACCCTGCGGGCCGCCCCGCAGGTCCAGCTGATCCTGCTCGCCCTGGTCGAGGCCCGCTCGGTCAGCCTTGCGCGCGCCGAGAGCCTGCGCGGCCTGTGGCTCGGCGAGACCGACACCCTGGACATCCTGCCGCCGGTCCGCAGCGGGCTGCCCCCGGGCGCCGGCTACAGCCGCGAGCAGCTGATCGCCACCCTGCACGCGGTCCTCGACCACTTCCGTCCGACCGTGGTCCGCACGCTGGACCCGAACCCGGACCACTCCCCCAAGCCGTCGAAGGACCCGCACGGCGGCCACGTCTACCTGGACCACCAGGACCACACCTACTCGGCGTACTTCGCGCAGGCCGCGCTGGCCCGGCACTGGGCCGGCGAGCAGGCCCGGAACGGCACCGTCGAGCACTACCTCGGCTATGTGAACGCCGCCCTGCCGCACAACCTCGACCAGGCCGCCGTCGGCCGCAAGGTGCTGGCCCTCAACAGCTACGGCTGGGCCGACAACCGCCGCTGCGGCGACCCGGCCGGCTGCGGCGACCGCAAGGTCGGGGCGGGCGCGCTGCGCAACGGCTGGGCGCAGTCCACCCGCTACCGCGCCCCCGGCAGCGGTGCCTGGCTGGTGTCGCTCGCCGACGGCCGGCTGGCCGCGTTCGGCCTGCTGAACGGCTCGGCGGTGCAGTGGACGCAGTCGAAGCGCGGCTGGGCCGGCCCGCGCCGGATCGCCGGCACCGGGCTGGAGGGCCAGCTGCAGGCCTTCCGGCAGAGTGACGGGCTGATACGCCTGCTCGGGGTGCGCACCCTCCTCCGGTACGCCGCCGCCGAGCACAGACGCGAGATCGTCACCGCCGTACAGACCGGGCCGGAGTCCTTCGGCCCGTGGCAGAGCCTGGGCGCGCCGGACGGCGGGGACCCGGTGCGGTCGATGGAGTTCGGCTACCCGATCGGCCTGGCCCTGTCGGACGGCACCGTGCAGGTCGCCGCCCGCACCTGGGGCGGCACCCTCGCCGTCGGCACTCCGGACGGCCCGTGGACGGCGCTGACGCTGCCGCCGCACGCCGGCGGGCCCGTCCAGGACGGCCTGGGCGCGGTCGTCGACGGCTACGGCAACACGCACCTGTTCGCGCCCGGCCCGCGCACCGTCGTGCACTGGGCCTCGGACGAGCCCGGCGGCCCGCTGCGGCCGGCGGCGCCGACCGGTCTGCCGGTGCCGGCCGGCCCGGTCACCGCGGAGCTCGGCGAGGAGGGCGCGCTGCGGGTGCGCTTCCGGGAGCCGAGGAGCGCCCGGGTGCTCACCGCTGAGCGGGCGCCCGGCTCCGAGGCGTGGAAGGTGGTCGCCGAGTCGACGCCGCCCGGCGGATTCGGACGGGTCGCCACCGTGGCCGGTGCGCTGGCCGTCCGCGACGACCGCGGCCGCACCGCACTGCGCGCCGCCGGCCGGGACTGGCAGCACGACGGCCCGCTGCTGGTCCACACCCCCGCCCTGACCGCCGACGGGGACGGCCGGGTGGTGGCCGCCGCGATCGGCTGCGACGGCCACCTCTACACCGCCCGCCAGCCGGTGCCGGGCGCCCCCTTCGGCGCCTGGAGCCAGGCGGGCTGA